The following nucleotide sequence is from Roseivirga sp. BDSF3-8.
CTCGTCTGAGACTTACGCAGGTTTTGAATAATCTTACCCGGCATCGCTCCGATATACGTCTTGCGGTGTCCCCTTACCTCTGCTTCATCATGTACACCACCCAGCGACATACGTACGTATTTCCGCTTAAGGGCTTTAGCAATAGACTTACCCAGCGAGGTTTTACCCACACCAGGAGGGCCATACAAGCATAGAATAGGCCCTTTCATATCATTTTTCAGCTTAAGTACCGCCAGGTACTCTATAATGCGGTCTTTCACCTTCTCCAGCCCGTAGTGGTCCGCATCCAATATTTTTCTCGCCCGCTTCAGGTCAAAGTCATCCTCAGAATGCTCTCCCCAAGGCAGGTCCACGATAAACTCTGCATAATTCATTGCCACAGGGTACTCCGCAGCGGCCGGATTCATGCGCGAAATTTTATCCAACTCCTTAAAGAAATGCTTTTTTACCTCTTCAGGCCAGTCCTTTTTCGCACCCCGCTTTCGTAAATCGTTCAGCTCCTGGTCAGGACCTTCTCCACCAAGTTCGTCCTGTAGCACCTTGAGCTGCTGGCGCAAAAAGTAATCCCGCTGTTGCTGGTCTATGTCTGAGTGAACCTTCTTATGTATCTCATGCTTCAGCTCCAGCATCTGGATATCACGCAGCATGTACTCCAGCAAGGTAGATGCACGCTTATTAGCATCATCTATTTCAAGCAGCTTCTGCTTATCAGAAACCTCTGCATTGATGTTAGACGACAAAAAGTGGATAAGGAAGCCCGGGTTTTCAATAGACTGAAGGGCAGATTCTGCTTCGCTAGGGATTTCCGGATTCAGCTTGAGAATGCGCGAGGCTGCGTCTTTAATAGACTGAAGCATGGCATCCATCTTCTTTGTGGTTTTTTCAGGAAATTTATCCTCCAGTAATTTCACATTGGCTGTGATGTAGGGGTCATCCTGCAAATACTCTAATACCCGATAGCGCTTACTTCCCTGAATAATAATGGTTGTATTACCATCAGGCAGCACGATCATCTTTAATATTTTGGCCACCGTGCCGGTGTCGTAAACCTCATCGGACTCAGGATCATCACTAGTCGTATTTTTTTGTGCTGCCACACCGATGATCCTGTCACCTTTGTATGCCTTTTTGACAAGGCGTATAGATTTTTGTCTGCCGACGGTAATAGGGATCACCACCCCGGGAAAAAGAACCGTATTACGTAATGGAAGTATGGGAAGCTCATCGGGAATATCGGACTCATCCAACCCATTTTCCTCCTCTGGAGCTATGAGAGGGATAAATTCCCCACTTTCCTCATCACTATAATCTGAACTTAAATCGTTGAATATATCGAAATTGTTATTGCGCTTCATGCTGTATTTACTCTCTGTGAGTGTCAAAATGACAGGGTTGATACCCCTATTCAAATGATTGTACCTATAGAATCAATAGGCATGCCAAAACAACTTCTGGCATTTTTAGCCGATTTTTCGGTAAATTATCGGCTTACATGATTATCACCCGATTCATAACCTTCTCAAACCCTGCTCTTCGGCGCCTTGCAGTATTTATACTGGGCAGTACCGGCTTGCTATTAAGCATAGGGTGCATTATACCCGCCCAGGCGCAGAGAAATTTTAAAGGCCAGAAACTGGACCATGCAGAAACTACTGAAAGTGCCAGGTTCTACGAAGCATTCTCTTTTCCTAACGTAAACCGTGTAGAATACTACCAGGACGAGGGGAAATTAAAACAAATTAACGAACTGGAAAGGAAAAAGGATTTCGAAAACCTGTATCCGGTATTGAAATCGTATGTAATGAACTTTGGCATTGCCAACTTTTCCCGTGATACGGAAATGCTGTGGCGGCTTGCTAAACTCACTGAGCTATTTGGTGATATGGAAGAGGCAAAAGCCTGGTATCGCTTGGTACTAAGACATCACCGCAGCGACCTGGACATCAAATCCATTGAATTATACTACGACTCACTTACGGTAAACGACAAACAATACTATGTGCCATTGGACTACTACTATGAACTGGTAGAGTTCAGAAAAAGTGTGGACACGCTACGGCCTCCCAGGGGCATCCTGCTCAATATCGGTGATGCGGTCAATTCCGGAGCTTCTGATTATGGCCCTACCTTAAGTATAGATAACAATACACTCCTATTTACCAGCAAACGCAACGGCGCCACCGAAGGCCTTCGCGCTATAGTCAATGAAGACCTGTTTTACAGTAAGAAATACGGTGACTGGCAGAAAGCCTCAGCTTTTAATGAAATAAATACCCGATACAATGAGGGGTCTGCCATCATCAGCCGCGATGGCCGCACCATGTATTTTGCCCGGTGCCACTCACCGGAAGGCTACGGCAACTGTGACCTATATTCAGCTAAACTACAGGCTGATAGCACATGGGGTGAGGTGAAAAATATGGGCAGAGAGATCAATAGCTCCGGTTGGGATTCTCACCCGAGCCTTACCCACTCCGGCGACACCCTATACTTTGCTTCTGACCGCATAGGGGGCTTTGGTGTATCCGATATTTATTATACCCACCGAAGGCGTGATGGCTCATGGTCCCCTGCTAAAAATGCCGGCCCTATGATCAACAGCCGGCAAAATGAGGCTAGTCCATTTTATCACCCTGAGTACAACATTTTATATTTCAGCAGCACAGGTCAGCTTCTTAACTTTGGAGAATTCGATATTTACAGAGCATATTACCGGGATGGGCAGTTTACCGAGCCGGTAAATATCGGGCCTTTGGTAAATGGACAGGGGAGTGAGCTTTATTTTACGATCGACTCCGACAGCCGGGAGCTCTTCTACGCAAAGGGTAATGAAGGCAGTATGGAAAACCTGGATCTTTTCTCCTTTCCTCTGCCAATGGGAGCCCAGCCTGAGGCCAACACCACTTTTTCAGGTTCCCTCACAGACTCCCTGTCAGGTGAACCGCTTACCGGTATCGTTTCGGTAATTGATCTGGATCAGGGCATAGAGGTAGCTCCCAGATTTCTACGGCCAGATGGCTCTTTCCAGTTTGACCTGATCCGTAATAAAAATTACCTTTTAATCATCCAGGGAGACGATTACTTCAGAATAGAAGAGATTTTTTACCTGGAAGAGGACACAGATATAAATCTGAAAGCCACTCCGCTTTCCACCCGCATGAAGTTTGCCTCTATTGAGTTTGAAAATGGAAAAGCCGATTTGCTTCCTGCCATGTTTGCTGATCTGGACAGGGTAATTGATTTCCTGCTGGACAATCCTGATTTTCGCCTGAAAATTAGCGGCCATACGGATTCTGACGGAAGTGAGGACCTGAACCGAAAGCTTTCACAGGAAAGAGCTGATGCCATAAGAGATTACATCATTCGGTTCGGCCAAATAGACCCTGAGCGTATAGAGGCAATTGGCTATGGCAGCGAGAAGCCTATCGTCGAAGAGACCACCGAGGAAAACAAACGACTTAATCGTCGTGTAGAATTTGAAATTTACAGGCCTGCAGAGGAAAACGAATGAAAAAAGCCGGCAACTGAATCGTCACCGGCTATATTTGGTAAACATAAAGAGAAACGGTTAAATAACAGGACTCATCACTTCATCATAGATGTGACTCATTTCCTTTTTAGCGATTCGAAAAGTAACCTTTAGATAATCGCCATCATGGCTGATGATAGGCTGTGAAATATCCACTATCTCATACTTATCATCGAGTTCTGTCCTGATTTTGTCGTAATCTATTTCGGTGATGACGTGGTCACGCTCATCAAATCTTAGTCTGAATTTTTGTGTATAAAAGAGATCTTTCATGATGTCGAAAACAAATATGACTGAAATAAAATTCCTTAATATTGTTTTAATTAAGAATTAATTTCCTGAAAAAAATAAATAATACGGAATTATATACCGCATTTAAATCATTTACACGAATGTACACGCATTAGAATTTCTTTCCTAAGAATAAAATAATTTTTACAGAAAGAAAAAAGCCGCAATCGTTTGAAAGCGGCCATTAAGTAGGATAATTACACTGTGTTTATGGGGCGTCTTTTATGTAGAGAGACGTATTAGACTGAAAATCATACAATGTTAATAACCTTAACTGATAGTAAGCTTGCCAGAAGCTTCTGAGTGACTGAATATACTGGCGTTTTGCATTATCCTTCTCTGACAAGGCAATGTTTAGATTCGTGATATCAATCTTGCCTATCAGAAAGCGATTCTTTGTGATTTCATACCGCTTTTGGGCAATCTCGTCGGCCAGTTCCGATACCCGAACCTGCTCTCTTAGTAACTGCAACTGCTGTACTTGGGTGTATATTTCCTGCTCAAAGTTAAGCTTATCCTGCTCCACAGTATATTGGGTTAACTTCAGGTTAGCCTCAGCCGTTTGTACAATTGCTTTTGTACGGCCCCAATCCATAATTGGAATATCAAACCCGATACGAACGCTTTGTTGGTCCAGGGGCTGATCATATATACCCGGGATATCCCCTGCACGGTTACTTAAACCAAATGTAGCAAACATATCTGCATTAAAGCCATTTTCCCCTCTGGCCCTTGCAACGTCTCTTTCAGCCTCCAGCGTACGCCTACGGAAGGCAAGCGCTTCCTGCCGGTTTTCAAGGGCCTGCTCCAAAGCCACTGCAGCATCGACATCAAAATCGGGAATCTCCGCGGGAAGAGAAAGTGCCAGTTTCTGGGAGGAAGTAAGCCCCACATACCTGCGAAGATTAAGTGTGCTCGTTTCAAGATCTACCCGCGCTTGTGCAAGATCCTGCTGGCTCTTTAGTACCTGAAGCTCCAGTTGCAGCAGATCATTTTCAGCAATAGTACCTAGTCTGAACCGACCCTTAGCTATCTGGAAAAGTGTATCATTATTCGCCAGGTTCTTCTCGGCAATAGCCAGACTTACCTGAGCCAGAAGCACGTTAAAGAAACGTTCGGAAGTAGTCACTGCCACCTGCTCCATGTTTTCCACATATTCCCTCTTTGACTCCTCATATCGGATGGGCTCTATGCGCCGCTGCCATTGAAGGTTATTGAATGACAATAAGGGCTGCCGCAGACCTATAATTACCGGTCTGCCGCTGTAATAAGCCGTATCTGTCTCAAAATTATCAAACCGCTGCAAGCTACTTGTAAGAAAGACCTCTCCGCCCGTAAGGCCAATTGCCTGACTTAGCCGCAGGTTTACAATGGAATTATTCTGAGAGACAGGAATAAAATCAAACGTACCATCGGGCTGAGGCACCTGGGTTACTGAGCGGTTAAAATCCGGTAAGGTACCATCCAGTGAAAGTTGTGGGAAAAAGCCTGCTCGGTACGAGCGAAATTGCCAGTAACGGTTTTCCAGTATTGTTTCAGCCCTCCTGCTTGCTATTGAATTTTCCCGGGCAATAGAGATGAGTTCTCCCAGCGTATAGGTACGTACGGAGGTAGAAGTACTATCTGCCACCCGCTGTGCCTTACATATAGTTATTCCTGCCATTAGCAGGATCAGCAAAACACTGAAAAATTTATTCATATCGAAGTGAGTTGATAGGGTTCTGTCCTGCTGCTTTTCTTGCAGGAGCTATACCGAATATCAGTCCTACTCCCGCGGCCACCCCAAAAGAAACGAAAATAGAACCCACGGAAATAATGGTAGGAATATCAGCTACCCGTGATATAATAATCGCAAGCACGACTCCCAATAATATACCTATCAGCCCCCCGGTAACACTGATCATGACTGACTCAAAAACGAACTGGACTACTATGTCTGTTTTTTTAGCGCCGAGAGCCAGCCGAAGGCCTATTTCGCGAATGCGCTCAAGGATGGACGCCAGCATAATATTCATGATACCAATACCACCCACCAGCAAACTGATGGCAGCAATAGCAAAGAGCACCATGTTAAATATCTTTTTAGTGCGCTGCTCCTGCTTTAAGAGTAGCTCCGGAATGGTTATCTCGTAGTCAACCACACCATAGTGACGCCGCTTGAGCATTCGGCTAAGCACCTCCGCAGTAGGAGAAAGGTATTTTGAGTCGGCTACCTGCACCACCAGCCTGTCCACTTGATGGTAATTCTGGGGCTGTTGGTTAGCGGTAGCCTGTGGCTGTTGACTGCCCGGAGGGCCTCCCCCCTGTGCACCTGCTTTAAGCTCAGAGCTAGTCACCTTTGCGCGATTCTCATACCGGATAAGCATGGTATTAATAGGCGTGTATACATCCATGTTTACATCGCGTATGCCTAGGTCTTTCAGAGCCTTTTGAGAAGCCATACGCTCCTCCATCACACCTACCACCTCAAGCCAGTGAGGACCACACTTGATACGCTTACCGATCGGGTTTTCCTGGGCAAAAAAGCGGGCTTTTACCGAATACCCGATAATACATACAGGCTCTCCCTTTTCCATCTGTCTCTCGGAAAAAATGCTTCCTTGTCCTACCTCAAAGTTTTGCTGATCAAAATAATCATTTGAAATACCCACCAATTTTCCGGTGCGGCGCATGCCATTATAAATGAAATAGGTTTCCAGAACCACTTCAGGGCTCATTGAAGCTACGGAAGGAAGTATATCAGATATACTTTGTACATCCAGGAGGGTAAGCCCCGGGGTAAACTTTTTCTGCTCCTGACCCTGGTCATTCACCTGGACTTCACCTTCAGTCTGTTCTACTACAGGGGTGATAATAATATTATTCACTCCTACCAATTTAATCTGTTCGAGTATTTCCTGCTGCGCTCCTCTACCTATGGCAAGCATGGCAATAACTGCCGCCACACCGAAAATAATGCCTAGTGCTGTAAGTATGCTACGCACCTTATTTGCCATAATAGCTTCTAACGCTACAAAAAAATTAGCCAGCCAGCGTTCTTTCATTCCCGAGAAGAGGTTTGAGCTGTCTTCTCTGGATTATCTTTACCTTCCAGAACAACCAGAGAAGCATCCTCAGCACCTGATGGTACGGAAAGGAATACAGCGTCTCCCTCCTCTACCCCTCCGAGAATGATAGCCTCGTTGCTATTTGTTTTTCCTATAGCTACTTCCTTCCTTATCGTGCGGGTTCCTT
It contains:
- a CDS encoding OmpA family protein, whose amino-acid sequence is MIITRFITFSNPALRRLAVFILGSTGLLLSIGCIIPAQAQRNFKGQKLDHAETTESARFYEAFSFPNVNRVEYYQDEGKLKQINELERKKDFENLYPVLKSYVMNFGIANFSRDTEMLWRLAKLTELFGDMEEAKAWYRLVLRHHRSDLDIKSIELYYDSLTVNDKQYYVPLDYYYELVEFRKSVDTLRPPRGILLNIGDAVNSGASDYGPTLSIDNNTLLFTSKRNGATEGLRAIVNEDLFYSKKYGDWQKASAFNEINTRYNEGSAIISRDGRTMYFARCHSPEGYGNCDLYSAKLQADSTWGEVKNMGREINSSGWDSHPSLTHSGDTLYFASDRIGGFGVSDIYYTHRRRDGSWSPAKNAGPMINSRQNEASPFYHPEYNILYFSSTGQLLNFGEFDIYRAYYRDGQFTEPVNIGPLVNGQGSELYFTIDSDSRELFYAKGNEGSMENLDLFSFPLPMGAQPEANTTFSGSLTDSLSGEPLTGIVSVIDLDQGIEVAPRFLRPDGSFQFDLIRNKNYLLIIQGDDYFRIEEIFYLEEDTDINLKATPLSTRMKFASIEFENGKADLLPAMFADLDRVIDFLLDNPDFRLKISGHTDSDGSEDLNRKLSQERADAIRDYIIRFGQIDPERIEAIGYGSEKPIVEETTEENKRLNRRVEFEIYRPAEENE
- a CDS encoding ABC transporter permease; this translates as MKERWLANFFVALEAIMANKVRSILTALGIIFGVAAVIAMLAIGRGAQQEILEQIKLVGVNNIIITPVVEQTEGEVQVNDQGQEQKKFTPGLTLLDVQSISDILPSVASMSPEVVLETYFIYNGMRRTGKLVGISNDYFDQQNFEVGQGSIFSERQMEKGEPVCIIGYSVKARFFAQENPIGKRIKCGPHWLEVVGVMEERMASQKALKDLGIRDVNMDVYTPINTMLIRYENRAKVTSSELKAGAQGGGPPGSQQPQATANQQPQNYHQVDRLVVQVADSKYLSPTAEVLSRMLKRRHYGVVDYEITIPELLLKQEQRTKKIFNMVLFAIAAISLLVGGIGIMNIMLASILERIREIGLRLALGAKKTDIVVQFVFESVMISVTGGLIGILLGVVLAIIISRVADIPTIISVGSIFVSFGVAAGVGLIFGIAPARKAAGQNPINSLRYE
- a CDS encoding TolC family protein translates to MNKFFSVLLILLMAGITICKAQRVADSTSTSVRTYTLGELISIARENSIASRRAETILENRYWQFRSYRAGFFPQLSLDGTLPDFNRSVTQVPQPDGTFDFIPVSQNNSIVNLRLSQAIGLTGGEVFLTSSLQRFDNFETDTAYYSGRPVIIGLRQPLLSFNNLQWQRRIEPIRYEESKREYVENMEQVAVTTSERFFNVLLAQVSLAIAEKNLANNDTLFQIAKGRFRLGTIAENDLLQLELQVLKSQQDLAQARVDLETSTLNLRRYVGLTSSQKLALSLPAEIPDFDVDAAVALEQALENRQEALAFRRRTLEAERDVARARGENGFNADMFATFGLSNRAGDIPGIYDQPLDQQSVRIGFDIPIMDWGRTKAIVQTAEANLKLTQYTVEQDKLNFEQEIYTQVQQLQLLREQVRVSELADEIAQKRYEITKNRFLIGKIDITNLNIALSEKDNAKRQYIQSLRSFWQAYYQLRLLTLYDFQSNTSLYIKDAP
- the lon gene encoding endopeptidase La, which codes for MKRNNNFDIFNDLSSDYSDEESGEFIPLIAPEEENGLDESDIPDELPILPLRNTVLFPGVVIPITVGRQKSIRLVKKAYKGDRIIGVAAQKNTTSDDPESDEVYDTGTVAKILKMIVLPDGNTTIIIQGSKRYRVLEYLQDDPYITANVKLLEDKFPEKTTKKMDAMLQSIKDAASRILKLNPEIPSEAESALQSIENPGFLIHFLSSNINAEVSDKQKLLEIDDANKRASTLLEYMLRDIQMLELKHEIHKKVHSDIDQQQRDYFLRQQLKVLQDELGGEGPDQELNDLRKRGAKKDWPEEVKKHFFKELDKISRMNPAAAEYPVAMNYAEFIVDLPWGEHSEDDFDLKRARKILDADHYGLEKVKDRIIEYLAVLKLKNDMKGPILCLYGPPGVGKTSLGKSIAKALKRKYVRMSLGGVHDEAEVRGHRKTYIGAMPGKIIQNLRKSQTSNPVFVLDEIDKVSSDFRGDPSSALLEVLDPEQNDSFIDNYLEVEYDLSKVLFIATANSLDTIQPALRDRMEIIEITGYTQEEKIKIAQKHLVPKQKKEHGLETKDVTFTKKALVKLIEGYTRESGVRSLERVIASVVRNIAKSIALEEEYSKRLEDKHIVEILGAERFDKELYQDNKVAGVVTGLAWTQAGGEILYIESSLSRGKGKLTLSGQLGDVMKESAMTALSYLKSNAEKLGINYKVFDNYDLHVHVPAGAVPKDGPSAGITMVTSLASVFTQRKVRSKLAMTGEITLRGKVLPVGGIKEKVLAARRAGVNDIILCARNRKDVEEIGEEYIKELSFHFVDHVEEVIEVALLKGKVEDAKELVVEDTNTNTSS